The stretch of DNA TCCCGCTCCGCCCGATGGACTCATGGCTGCACGGCCTCGTCCGTTCGCGCGGATACACTAGGCGGCGTGGTGTCAGGCAAGGCCGCTCCGGCGGGACCCATGGTGACGGTTGACCCCGTGCTGGGGCATTCCGATAGGAAGAGCGGGCTCTCCTTGTAGCGTCGGACGGCGAAGCGCACCAAAACCCCGACGCAGGCCGCCAGCGGAACGGCGAGGAGCAAGCCAGCAAAACCGAAGAGATAGCCGAACGCGAACAAGGCAAACATCAGCCAGACCGGGTGAAGCCCGACACGATCACCCACCAGAACCGGCTGGAGGAAGTTGCCCTCGACAAACTGGCCAAAGACGAAAACGCCGAAGATGATCAGCACCATCGTCCAATCCGGCCAGAACTGCACCAGCGCCATGCCGATCGACATGAGAAAGCCGGTGATGGTGCCGACATAGGGAATGAAGCTGAGAATGCCTGCGGTGAGTCCGATGAGCAGGCCGAAATTGAGCCCCGCAACGGTGAGGGCGACTGCATAGAAGGTGCCGAGCACCAGGCAGACGGTTCCCTGTCCGCGGATGAAGCCGGCGACGGCGCTGTCCATCTCACGCGCGAGCCCGCGAATCGTATCCAGATGAGCGCGGGGCAAGGCGTCATCAATCATGCCGATCATGCGGTCCCAATCATTGAGCATGTAGAAGACGACGATTGGCGTGATCACCAGCAGTGAGGCGATGTTGATGAGCGCAAGGCCACCCGTCCAGAGCGATGAAAGGATTGTTGCGGCCCACCCGGCCCCTTTCGTGGCGACATCGGAGAGGTTCCGCGAAAGGTTCTGATCGGAAATATCGAACAGCTCCTTAAGCCAGATCGGGGCCGAATTCTGGTAGAGCTGTGAGATTGCGCGCGCGTAATCCGGCAATCTCTCGATGAGGTTCGACAGCTGGCCGCTCAGCGTGGGCAGCAGGCTCAGCGCGAAGATCACCAGCACGATGACGAACAGCAGCAGGATGGTGAGGGTCGCGAGCAGCCGGCTGAGGCCGAGCCGCTCGAGCCAGTCGGCAAGGGGATCAAGGAAATAGGCGATGGCGAAGCCTGCCACGAAGGGCAGCAGAATGCCGCTGAAGAGATAAAGCAGCAGCACCGCAGCGACCAGCGCCGCGCTCCAGAAGATCATCTGCCGGTGCAACACCATTCGCGACCTCCGGCGAAGACTAGATCCCGTTTGCCATATGCCGTACCCACTCTCGCATATAGGCGGCCCCGGACAGCACAGTAAATGCCCCGACCACATAGACCGCCAGCGTCACCAACTGGCCCACATCGGCGCCCAGGGCCAGCACCCCGAGCACGACGCCCGCGAGCAGGATTTGCGCCGTCGTGTTGAACTTGCTGATCCAGAGCGGTCGCATCTGCACCGGCTTGTTGAGCAGCCATGAGAGCAGCACCGCACCCACGATCAGAATATCGCGGCTCACCACCAGTATGACCAGCCAGAGGGGGAGCGCTTCAAGCACCCCGAGGGAAACATAGATGCTGACGAGCAGCAGCTTATCCGCAAGCGGATCGAGATAGGCGCCAAGCTCGGTTGTCAGCCCAAATCGTTTGGCGATGAAGCCGTCGATTGCATCACTCACGGCCGCGGCTCCGAAGGCCACGAGCGCGAACTGAAACTGGCCGGTGATGATCAGCCAGATGGTCAGCGGCACCAG from Rhodoligotrophos sp. CJ14 encodes:
- a CDS encoding CDP-alcohol phosphatidyltransferase family protein, with the protein product MPAVARGATPQSPAALWGSRLTIPNIITIGRILLVPLTIWLIITGQFQFALVAFGAAAVSDAIDGFIAKRFGLTTELGAYLDPLADKLLLVSIYVSLGVLEALPLWLVILVVSRDILIVGAVLLSWLLNKPVQMRPLWISKFNTTAQILLAGVVLGVLALGADVGQLVTLAVYVVGAFTVLSGAAYMREWVRHMANGI
- a CDS encoding AI-2E family transporter, translated to MVLHRQMIFWSAALVAAVLLLYLFSGILLPFVAGFAIAYFLDPLADWLERLGLSRLLATLTILLLFVIVLVIFALSLLPTLSGQLSNLIERLPDYARAISQLYQNSAPIWLKELFDISDQNLSRNLSDVATKGAGWAATILSSLWTGGLALINIASLLVITPIVVFYMLNDWDRMIGMIDDALPRAHLDTIRGLAREMDSAVAGFIRGQGTVCLVLGTFYAVALTVAGLNFGLLIGLTAGILSFIPYVGTITGFLMSIGMALVQFWPDWTMVLIIFGVFVFGQFVEGNFLQPVLVGDRVGLHPVWLMFALFAFGYLFGFAGLLLAVPLAACVGVLVRFAVRRYKESPLFLSECPSTGSTVTMGPAGAALPDTTPPSVSARTDEAVQP